Within the Agromyces ramosus genome, the region GCGAGATGTAGAGCTCGGCCGCGATCTCGGCATTGCTCAGGCCGCGCGCCACCGCGGCGAGCACCTGCTGCTCACGATCGGTGAGCGGCTCGGCGGGCGCCGGCGCGGGCACCGCGGGCGTCGAGCCCGCGAACGTCTCGAGCAGCCGCACCGTGATGTTCGGGGCGATGAGCGCGTCGCCCCGGGCCGCCGCGTGCACGGCCTGCGCGAGCAGCTCGGCGCCCGCATCCTTGAGGAGGAACCCGCGCGCACCCGCCCGAAGTGCCGCGTAGACGTACTCGTCGAGGTCGAACGTCGTGATCACGACGACCGGGATCGGCTGCTCGACGTCGGGCCCCGCCAGCGCGCGGGTCGCCTCGATGCCGTCGAGCACCGGCATTCGGATGTCGAAGAGGCAGACGTCGGGGCGGAGGCTCCGCGCGAGTCGCACGGCCTCGGCGCCGTCGACCGCCTCGCCCACCACCTCGATGCCGGGCTGCGCATCGAGGATCATTCGCAGCCCGGTGCGCACGAGCTCCTGGTCGTCGGCGACGAGCACGCGCACGGTCATGTCGACCAGCCCGCTCGGGGGAGCACCGCGGTGACCGCCCAGCCGCCGCCGGCCGCCGGGCCGGCCTCGCACGTGCCGCCGAGCAGCGTCGCCCGCTCGGTCATCCCCGTGATGCCGTAGCCGGGAGTGGCAGACGCCGCGAATGCCCCGGACGCCACGGATGCCGCGACGTCGCCGTCGTCGCGGACGTCGAGCCGGATGCCCGCCTCGTCGGCGTGCACCCGCACGTCGACCCGAGTGGCGTTGCGGGCATGTCGCCGGGCGTTCGTGACCCCCTCCTGCGCGAGGCGGTACACGGTGGCCGCCACGGTCGGCGGGATCGCGTCGACGTCGCCCGAGAGCTGCACCTCGACGGCCGGGCCGCCCGACCCGGGCTGCGCGAGTCGGCGGAGATCGGCGATGCCCGCGCTCGGCGCGGTCGTCTCCGGGGCGTCCTCGCGGCGGAGCACACGCACGATGGAGCGCATCTCCGCGAGCGTGCGGGACGCCTCGCCCTCGATGACGCGGAGCACGCGCGCCGCGGCATCTGGATCTGTGGCTGCCACCGCCGTGCCGGCCTGCGCCTGGATCGCGATCGCCGAGACGTGATGGGCGACGGTGTCGTGGAGGTCGCGCGCGAGCTGCTCGCGTTCGAGGAGCTTCACCCGATCGAGCTCGCGGGCCCGCGCGGCGGCGCGCCAGCGAAACGCGACGCCGAGGCTGCTCGTCATCGCGAGCACCGCCACGGAGCCGATGAGGTCGCCGAGGAGCACCGGGCCGAGCAGGAGCGAGAGGAGGAAGCTCGCCGCCACGATCGCGGCACCGAGCGCCATCGCGCGGCCCGAGCCCCAGCGCACAACCGCGTAGATCAGGAGGAGCAGGTACGCGGTCGTCACGAGCTGCGCGTCGCCGCCGGTCACCGCCGTGACGACCGCCGTGACCGCGAACGCGATCGCGAGCATCGGAAGGGGGTGGGTGCGACGCCAGAGGAGCGTGGGCACGACCGCGATGAGCACGATAACCCAGAGCCACACCCACGGCAGCTCGGGGCGGGCCAGCCCCTCGAGCACCGCGGTAACCGGGATCACCGCGATGAGCGCCCAGTCGCGCCACACGCGCCGGGGTGGCGGGGGAGCGGCTGCTGGAGCGTCCCACATCGCGCGGAGGGGGCTCGTCATGCCCCTCATGATAGGCGGGCGCTCGCCGCCGCAGATCGGCCGGAAGTACGGGATGCCGGGCCGGATCCTGCGACGCGACGACGGATCACGACCTCGGCGACGGCGAGGTTGATCACCCACCCCGCACCCATGAGCACCGCCCAGGCGAGGGCATCGGGTTCGCCGCCCAGCAGGATGGCGCCCACCAGCCCGGTGAACACCTGGGTGCCGGCGCCCAGCGCGATCGCGTAGGCGCGGGTCATCCACGCGCTGTGCACGCGCACGTCGCCGCGGCGGATCGCGAGGAACCCGAGCACGAGGCTCGCGATCATCGACGTGCCGAACACGATCCGCAGCACGAGGAGCGCCCCGCCGTCGTGGCTGGGGAGCGCGGGCGAGAACGCCATCCAGAGGCCCGTCGACGCGGCGAGGAGTCCGGCCGGCAGGAGCACCCGCCCCACGCGGCGGTGCCACGGGCGCCGACGCAGTGACGGCACGAACTGCAGCGCCCCGAGCAGGCAGTAGACGGTGACGCTCACGATGTGCGCGATGACGGGCACCGGCGAGTCGAAGAATCGTTCGTTGTCGGAGGTCTCGGCTCCGGCGGTGAGCTGGCCGAGGCGCGATGCGCCGGCGGCGATCGGCACGAGGCAGAGCAAGATGAGGCCCGACGGCGCGAGCCACTCGCGACGGGTCGACCTCGATCGCCGAGTGCGAGGCGTGCGAGGGGTGCGCGGGTTGTGTGGGGCGCGGGTGCGGCCGGTGGCTCTGGTCATGCCTCGATGCTGGCGGCCGGAGCGGCCGGCGGCATCGGCGCGACGGCCCGAACCCGGTCGTACCTTCGGCCGAGGCGCGGCTCGGGCGTTCGGGCTACGCCGCCGAGATCGCGCCCGGCCCGCGCACCACGACGATGTCGGCGGGGTCGAGCTCGCGACCCTCGTCGTCGACGAAGGCGAGGCGAGCGGATGCCCCGGTCTCACGGTCGGCGTAGAGCGCCGCCGGTCCGTAGCCGCTCGGCCGGTGCTCATCGCCCCATGCGCTCATGGCCGCGAGCACGGGGAGGAGCGCTCGGCCCGCGTCGGTGAGCAGGTACTCTTCGCGCTCGCGCTCGCCGGCCTCGCGGTAGGGCCGTCGCTCGAGGATGCCGGCGTCGACGAGCCGCGCCAGCCGGTCGGTGAGCACGTCGGGCGCGACGCCGAGGCGCGAGCGGAACTCTGCGAAGCGCGTGCGCCCCCACATCGCCTCGCGCACGACGAGGAGCGACCACTTCAACCCCAGCACCTCGAGGCTGCGGGCGATGGAGCAGCGTTCGCCGCTTCCGTTCACCGGGGAGTCCATGACTCGAGTATAGCAACTGAGTTGGAAAAACCGATTCAGCCTGCTAACTTGGAGAATCCAACTCAGACGCTCACGCCCGAAAGGCGGCCTTCATGACTCTCGCAGCGCGCGGAAGCTTCTGGACCGCGGCATCCGTCGCCGGACTCGCCCTCTGGGCGAGCGGGGCCCCGACCGTGGTCTACCCGCTCTACGCAGCGGAGTGGCAGCTGCAACCCTCGGTGACGACCGCGATCTTCGCGGTGTATCCGATCGCACTCGTGCCGGTGCTCATCGTCTTCGGCAACCTGTCCGACGTCATCGGCCGCCGAGCGGTCATCCTGATGGGCCTCGCCGCCCTCGGCGCCGGCTCGCTCGCGTTCGGCCTGGCTCCCGACCTCACCTGGGTCTTCGTCGGGCGTGCGCTCATGGGCGTCGGGGTCGGGCTCGCGCTCAGCCCGGCGACCGCCGCGATGGTGGAGTTCGGCGGACCCGGCGGCGCGCGACGGGCGAGCTCCACGACGACGGCCTCGACCGCGACCGGACTCGCGCTCGCCACGCTCGTCGGGGGTGGGCTCGTGCAGTACGCGCCGAACCCGATGCGGCTGAGCTTCTGGGTGCTCACGGCGGTCACCGCGGTCGTGTTCGCCTTCGCCGCGCTGCTGCCGCGCCACACGCGCGACGAAGCTGCGGGGCCGTGGCGTCCCCGGCTGCCGCGGATGCCTCGAGACGAGCGACCGTCCTTCATCGCCGGGACGCTCGGCATCTCGGCGGCGTACGCCATGGGCGCGATCTTCCTCGCGCTCGGTGCCCAGATCGCGCGCGACCTCGTTCGCTCGGACAATGCGTTCGTCGACGGCGCGATCATCTCGCTGTCGGCGGTGGCGATCGGCGTCGTCGCCGTGCTCGCGCGCCCGCTTCGCCCCCGGCTCGCCGTCACCCTCGGACCCGCGCTCGCGGTCGCCGGCCTGGCGCTGCTCATCGTCGCGGGCCTCGCCCACTCGCTGCCGGCATTCGTCGCGTCGTCGCTCATCGCCGGCGCGGGCTACAGCCTGATGTTCTCCGGCGGGCTCGGCCTCGTCACGATGAGCGCCCCGACGCACCAGCGGGCGGGCGTGATCTCGGCCGCCTACGTCGTGGGCTACCTCGTGCAGGCGCTCGCCGCCCTGGGGCTCGGCGTGCTCGCGACGACGTCGGGACTGCAGCTGGCGCTCGACCTCGGTGCGCCGCTCATCCTGCTCCTCGGCGTCGCCGCGCTCGTCGTCGCCAACGCTCCGCGGCGGGTGCCGGTCACGCCGTAGTCGCGCGCGCCGTGCCTGCGCCGCCGAATCGAAGAGGGCGCGGAGGCGATCGGCGACGCAACCGGCACGCTCCCTACGCGTTCCCGTCGCGACCCGCCAGTCGCTCGAGACCGTCGAGGATGAGGTCGAGCCCGAACTCGAACTCGAACTGGTCGTCGCACCAGCCGAGCGTGGAGTCGGGGTCGACGTGGCGCACGACCGCGAGCATCGCGGCGAGGTGCGGCACGTGGGCCGCCATCTGCTCCATGGCGGCGGCGTCGGCAGAGGCGTCATCGGGCTCGCCGAGTTCTTGCGAGAACCCGAACATGCGGCTGCCGAGCGCGTGCATCGCGTGGTGGATGAGGTCGTACGAGAGCCCGCCGGACCGCAGGGTGCCGACGACCGAGTCGACGTACCGTGCGGTCGTGAGACCGAGATCGGCGCGGGAATCCAGGACGCCGGGGGCCCACGGATGCCGCAGCATCACGGTGCGGGCGGCGAGGATGCGTGCGCGCAGGCCCGACTTCCACGCGGCATCCGTCTCGGGCACGGCGAAGCCCCCCGCCGCCGCCTCGACCTCGGTGAAGACGAGGTCGACGATGCCGTCGAGGATGGCCCCCTTGTTGGGCAGGTGGTAGTAGAGCGACATCGGCTCGACGCCGAGCTGCTCGGCGAGGCGGCGGATGGTGAGGGCGTCGATGCCGGCCGTGTCGGCGAGGTCGACGGCGGTCTGCAGCACGCGGGCTCGGGTCAGCGGGGTGCGGCGCTCGGCGCGCTGCTCGGCCGTTGAAGACACTGGCGCCCTCCTCTCGAGACCACGGTACAAGCGTGTGGGGCGACTTCGCCGCAGCTCTCGACAATCGCTCGATTCCACGATACCTTACGTTGTAAGTCGTACAACGTAAGGTAGGAGATCGAGATGAGCAGCACAGCCATGATCGCGGGCACCGGCACCGGCACCGGTATGCGGGCGGCCGCCGCCCGCCGCTTCGGCGGGCCCGAAGTCGTCGGAATCGAGCGGATTCCGAAGCCCACGCCGAAACGCGACGAGGTGCTCATCCGAGTGCACGCGAGCACCGTGAGCATCGCCGACCACCGCACGCGCAGCCGCGACCTGCCGAAGGGGCTCGGCTTCTACGGCCCGCTCGCGCTCGGCGTCTTCCGACCGCGCAAACGCGTGCTCGGCATGGATGCCGCGGGCGTCGTGGAGGCCGTCGGCGACGAGGTCACCGGGTTCGCGCCCGGCGATGAGGTCATCGCCATGCTCGGCGCGGCCTTCGGCGGGCACGCCCAGTACGTGTGTGTGAACCCGGCCACCTCCGCTGTCACGCGGAAGCCCCGCAACCTCGGCTGGGAGGAAGCGGTCGCGCTCGTCTTCGGCGGGCACACGGCGCTCGCGTTCCTGAACCACGTCGAGATCGTGCCGGGCGCCGAGGTGCTCGTGAACGGGGCATCCGGAGCGGTGGGCACCGCCGTCGTGCAGCTCGCGAAGCAGCGTGGCGCCCGGGTCACCGCCGTCTGCAGCGGTGGCAACGCCGAGCTCGCCAGGTCACTCGGCGCCGATCGGGTCGTCGACTACAGCGTCGAGGACTTCGCCGCCGCCGGTGAGAGCTACGACGTGATCGTCGAATGCGTCGGCAACGCGCCGTTCGAGCGCGTCGGGCAGTCGATCAGGCCCGGCGGCGCGCTGCTGCTCGTCATCACGAGCCTGCACAGCATGCTGACGGCGTCACGCGACCGCAAGCGCTCCGGCAAGCTCGTGACCTTCACCGGTGCACCCGTCAGCGGAGTCGACCTCGCCACGATCGTGCGCCTCGCCGAGGCCGGCGAGTTCCGGCCCGTGGTCGACCGCGTCTACGACCTCGACGAGATCGTCGAGGCGCACCGCTACGTCGACACCGGCCGAAAGCGCGGCAACGTCGTCCTGCGCATCGGGTAGACGGCCCTCGGCGCGCGGGCCGCTCAGGGCTCAGGGCTCCGCGCGCCCATCCTCGATCTCCGAGATGTCGACGCCGGTGACGGGCTCACCCGCGGGCTCGAACACGAGCTGGATCGCGCCCTTCGGGAAGACCTTCGGCGGCTCGGCGAGCGTGAAGGCCGAGGGCACGAGCCCATCGGTCCACAGTCGCTTCCCGGTGCCGAGCGTGATCGGGTAGACCCAGAGGTTGAGCCGGTCGACGAGGTGCTCCTTCAGGAGCGTCTGCACGAGGTCGCCGCTGCCGATCACGTGGATCTCGTCGAAGCGGTCGCGGATCGCGCGGACCTCGGCCGCGACATCCGTCACGACCGTCGTTCCCTCCCAGCTCGGGTCGGTGAGCGTGCGCGAGGCGACGAACTTCGGCACCGCGTTGAACTTGGAGGCGATGGGGTCGCCTGCGGGCCGCGCCGGCCAGTACGGGGCGAAGATGTCGTAGGTCTTACGACCGAGCAGCAGCGCCTGCAGACGATCGATGCCGACGCCGATCGACGCACCCGACTCGTCGTCGAAGTACGCGCCCTGCCAGCCGCCGAACTCGAAGCCGCCCTCGCGGTCCTCGTCAGGGGCACCAGGCGCCTGGTAGACCCCGTCGAGGGTGATGAAGAGGTCGACTGCGATGATTCCCATGATGTGCTCCTTCGAATGAACGGGCAGCGGATGCCGCCTCTACCTGGACATCGAACGGGGTGCCGCGGTTTCGACATCGCGATTCCAATCTCTCGCAACGCGCGCGCTGGACGGAACCCCCTGGCGCTCGGCCGTCACGACGAACGGTCGCGACGGGAGCCGAGTCATCCGCCCGACACCGGCATCCAGACCCGCATCGTCGATGGCCCCCGGTTCGCCCAGTCCTTGTAGGGCCGGAGCTTCGCGGTGAAGAGCTCGCCGAACCCGGTCGCCGCGGGCGCGTACGCCCACGCATCCTCAGGTGCCGTTCGATGGCGCAGTCGCACGATCGCGCCGTCGCCATCGTCGACGGGAGCGAAGGTCGGGTCGAGTTCCACATGCTCGACATCGATGCCGTCGGGAAGGTCGACGTCTTCGAGCGCGAGCACGAGCGGACCGCGCTCCACGGCAGCCTGGCCGCGCACGGCGTCGACGCGCGGATGTGCGCGGCTGAAGCGCGGCTCCAGGGGGAGCCGGAGCTCCATCACGTCGCCGGCCGAGAAGCTGCGCTGCAACGTGAAGACGCCTTCGGTCGCCACCGTCGTTCTGCCGGGGAGCGAGTCGGAGCCCGCGCCCGTGACGGCGACCTCGGCTCGCCCGTGAGCCCACGCGGGGATCCGCAGGGAGACGTGCACCAGGCGGGCGGGGGCAGCCAGCACGACGACGCGCACCGACCCGTCGTTCGGGTACTCGCTCTCGACGCGGAGCGCGAAGCGCTCGCCGTCGTCGAGGGTGGTGTCGACCGTGTACGAGCCGTACTGGTGCAGCTGCACCCCGTCACCGTCGGTCGTCGCGAAGTACCCGGCCACGGACGCCAGCGTGCGGGCGACATTGGTGGGGCAGCACGACACCTCGAACCACGGCGCCCGCATGCTCGCCTCGGCACGCTCGCTGAGTTCGTCGTCGTCGGTCGCGACCCCGGCCGTGCGCTGGTGCAGCGTGTTCGCGTAGTAGAACGCCCGGCCGTCGGCGCGCGGCGACACGAGCACGGCGTTCAGCAGGGTTCGCTCGATCTGGTCGGCGTACCCCGCGTCGCCCGTCTGCATGAGCAGGCGCCAGCTCAGCATGACCGACGCGATCGCTGCGCACGTCTCGGCATAGGCGCGGTCGGACGGCAGCTCGAAGTCGTCGCCGAACTCCTCGTTCTGGTGGTGTGCGCCGACCCCGCCGGTGAGGTAGCTGCGGCGGGCGATCGTGCGCAGATACTGGGCTTCGACCGCGGCGAGCAGCTCGTCGTCTCCGGTCTCGACGGCGATGTCGACGGCGCCGGCGGAGAGGTAGAGCGCCCGCACCGCGTGGCCGCGCAGCACTTCGGCCTCCCGTACCGGCACGTCGTCCTGGAAGTACTCGTGCCCCTGGAACAGTGTCGTGGCCAAGTTGCCGTGGCCCCGCCGTTCGACGAACAGCCGGGCGAGTTCCAGGTAGCGGGCCTCGCCGGTCGCGCGGGCGAACTCGGCGAGGGCGACCTCGATCTCGGGATGCCCGCACACCGCCGTCCGGCCATCGGGACCGAACTCGGCGTGCAGATGGTCGGCGAGCCGGCGTGCGATCGCGGGCAATTCGTCGTCGTGGCCCGTACGCAGCCGGGCGACGGCCGCCTGGATGAGGTGCCCATGGCAGTACAGTTCGTGGCCCCATTCGAGGTCGCTGTATCTCGGGCGCTGTCCGGCGCGCCCGAAGCTCGTGTGGAGGTACCCGTCGTCGTCCTGCGCGGCGGCGACGCGGGACACGATTGCCCGGTAGCGCGCCTCGAGCGCGGCATCCGGTCGTCGTCCGAGCTCCCACGCCATTGCCTCGAGGAGCTTGTACACCTCGGAGTCGACGAACTCGATGCCGGCATGCTCGCCCGAAGCGGCGCCGGAAGCGCGATCGAAGTTCGCGATCCAGCCGATGCGTTCCATCCAGCCGAGGCAGTGGTCGATGATGACGTCTGCGTTCAATTCCTGCATGCGCCCCCACAGGCCGCCCGTGATCGTCACGTCGCCGAGTCCGAGCGGGCGGAGCGCCCCCCGCGACGGTGCGATCGGCCCCCCGAGCGCGGTCGGGACGGAGGTGAGGTGCAGAGAGGCGGAGCTGTTCACGGCGTTGTGCGTCCTCATCGGTCGTTCGAAATCGGGGAGTTCCGGGGACTTGTATTGTCGAACCGGTTCGATTACCGTATCGTCTCATCCAGACGGATTCAAGACGCCCGTTCGACAACTCTTCGCGAAATATTCGCGTTCGACGACACTGAACGGGGCTTGATCCGCCATAATCCGATGAGAATAATCGAATCGGTTCGAAGAAGAACGGGACGAGTGTGGCGACGATCGGCGATGTAGCCAAGGCGGCGGGGGTCTCCCGCAGCACCGTCTCGTACGCACTCTCCGGCAAGCGCACCATCTCGAGTGAGACGCGGGAACGCATCGAGTCGGCGATCGACCTGCTCGGCTTCACCCCGAACGCGGGGGCGAGGGCGCTCGCGACCTCGCAGACCATGGTCATCGGCCTCCTGGTGCAGTTCTTCCGAGACGAGTTCTCGCCGGCGATGCTGCAGTACGTGCTGCCGATCTCCGATGCCGCCCGTGAAGCGGGCTACGACATCCTCATGGTCACCGAAGACGACGGTCCGAAGGCGCTGCGCCGCATCACCGACTCGGACATGGTCGACGGGGTCGTGCTCCTCAACGTCGCCCACGAAGACGAGCGGGTTCCTCCGCTCCGTGCCGCGCGCCAGCCCGGGGCGCTCGTGGGCCTCCCGAAGGACACCGAGGGCCTCGACGTCTTCGACCTCGACTTCGGCGAGGCCGCGCGGATGCTCGTCGACCACCTGCACGGCCTGGGCCATCGCGAGATCATCCTGATCTCCCCGCACGAGCACGTGATCACCCGAGGCGGGGCCTACGCCTGGCGTTTCCGCGATGCCGCGCTCGAGCGCGCCGCGCGATACGGGCTGCGGATCTATCCCTACGACGGCGAGACGCAGCAGCCGGCGATCTCCGAGTCGCTCGACTCCATCCTCGATCAGCGCCCGACCGCCACGGCGATGATCGTGCACAACGACGCCATGATCGCCGGCCTGCCGCCGGTGCTCAACGCCCGCGGCGTGCGGGTTCCCGACGACCTCTCGGTCGTCGGCATCTTCTCCGAAGACTTCGGCCGACTGTTCTCGCTGCCGTACACGGCAATCGAGACCTCGCCGGACAAGCTGGGCCGCGCAGCGGTCCAGGCGCTCGTGCAGCGAATGCAGGATCCCGACAGCGCCGGTGCGCCCGTGGTCCGATTCATCGCACCCGAACTGACGGATCGAGGCAGTACCCGCTGACTCTTCGCTCCACGCCGACAGGCATTCGTCGGCCTGAGTGTCGAACCGGTTCGACAGACACCAAAGAATCACCACCGCACCATTCAAGGAGGAATACCGTGGCAACATCGCACACGGCGCGCACGCTCGGCGCCGCCATCATCACCGTCGGCGTGGCAGCCGCAGCGCTCACCGGATGCTCGGGCCCGGGCGAGAGTACGGAGTCCGCCGAGTACACGCTCTGGGACCCGTACCCCGACCGCGACGCCGAGTCGACCTGGGCCCAGGCCATCGACGCCTGCGCCGCCGACCTCGGCATCACGATCAAGCGCAACAGCGGCAACACCGGCGACACGGTGAAGGACCTCACCACGGCGGCCGGCAACCTGCCCGACATCGCCATGGTCGACAACCCCAAGGTCGCAACGCTCGCCGATGCCGGCCTGCTGACGACGACCGAGGACAACGGCTTCGACGTGTCGAACATCGAAGAGAACATCCTCAGCGCCGGCGAGATCGACGGCAAGGTCTACGGCGTGCCGGTCGGTGCGAACACCCTGGGCCTCTACTACAACCCCGCGGTGCTCGAGGCCGCGGGCGTCGACATCGCCTCCGTCGCCGACTACGCGTCGCTCACCGCGGCCCTCGAGCAGATCGTCGCGTCGGGCGGCAAGGGCATCACGTTCTCCGCGGTCGGCACCGAGGAGGGCTCGTTCCAGTTCCTCCCGTGGTTCTGGGGAGCCGGCGCGGACCTCACGGCCCTCGACTCCGCCGAGGCCGAGAGCGCCCTCCAGCTGTGGACGGACTGGGTGAGCACGGGTCTCGCCCCGAACTCGGTGATCTCGAACACGCAGGGCACCAGCTGGGACGAGTTCCTCACGGGCGAGTACGGCTTCGCCGAGAACGGCTCGTGGTTCAAGTCCGCCGCCGACGAGGCCGGCTACGAGTCCATCCAGATCCCCGGCATCGACGGTGGTGTCGCTCCGGCTCCGACCGGCGGCGAGTTCATCACCATCCCGATCCAGGAGGACACGTCGCGCTACGAGACATCCGCCAAGATCGTGGAATGCCTGAGCAGCGGCGACACGGGCGCGACCGCGCTCGGCTACGTCGCACCGACCGCCGACGGCCAGGCCGACCAGCTCGCCGCCGACCCGTCGCTCGAGTTCTGGACCAGCGCCGTCGGCGACGCGAAGCCCCGCACCGCCGACAACCTCGGCATCTCGTACGGCGTGATCTCGGAGCAGCTCTACACCGCCGTGCA harbors:
- a CDS encoding dihydrofolate reductase family protein, with amino-acid sequence MGIIAVDLFITLDGVYQAPGAPDEDREGGFEFGGWQGAYFDDESGASIGVGIDRLQALLLGRKTYDIFAPYWPARPAGDPIASKFNAVPKFVASRTLTDPSWEGTTVVTDVAAEVRAIRDRFDEIHVIGSGDLVQTLLKEHLVDRLNLWVYPITLGTGKRLWTDGLVPSAFTLAEPPKVFPKGAIQLVFEPAGEPVTGVDISEIEDGRAEP
- a CDS encoding MFS transporter, producing MTLAARGSFWTAASVAGLALWASGAPTVVYPLYAAEWQLQPSVTTAIFAVYPIALVPVLIVFGNLSDVIGRRAVILMGLAALGAGSLAFGLAPDLTWVFVGRALMGVGVGLALSPATAAMVEFGGPGGARRASSTTTASTATGLALATLVGGGLVQYAPNPMRLSFWVLTAVTAVVFAFAALLPRHTRDEAAGPWRPRLPRMPRDERPSFIAGTLGISAAYAMGAIFLALGAQIARDLVRSDNAFVDGAIISLSAVAIGVVAVLARPLRPRLAVTLGPALAVAGLALLIVAGLAHSLPAFVASSLIAGAGYSLMFSGGLGLVTMSAPTHQRAGVISAAYVVGYLVQALAALGLGVLATTSGLQLALDLGAPLILLLGVAALVVANAPRRVPVTP
- a CDS encoding response regulator, with product MTVRVLVADDQELVRTGLRMILDAQPGIEVVGEAVDGAEAVRLARSLRPDVCLFDIRMPVLDGIEATRALAGPDVEQPIPVVVITTFDLDEYVYAALRAGARGFLLKDAGAELLAQAVHAAARGDALIAPNITVRLLETFAGSTPAVPAPAPAEPLTDREQQVLAAVARGLSNAEIAAELYISLSTVKTHVGSLMAKLGARNRVEMAIWALETRRPS
- a CDS encoding glycoside hydrolase family 127 protein, whose translation is MRTHNAVNSSASLHLTSVPTALGGPIAPSRGALRPLGLGDVTITGGLWGRMQELNADVIIDHCLGWMERIGWIANFDRASGAASGEHAGIEFVDSEVYKLLEAMAWELGRRPDAALEARYRAIVSRVAAAQDDDGYLHTSFGRAGQRPRYSDLEWGHELYCHGHLIQAAVARLRTGHDDELPAIARRLADHLHAEFGPDGRTAVCGHPEIEVALAEFARATGEARYLELARLFVERRGHGNLATTLFQGHEYFQDDVPVREAEVLRGHAVRALYLSAGAVDIAVETGDDELLAAVEAQYLRTIARRSYLTGGVGAHHQNEEFGDDFELPSDRAYAETCAAIASVMLSWRLLMQTGDAGYADQIERTLLNAVLVSPRADGRAFYYANTLHQRTAGVATDDDELSERAEASMRAPWFEVSCCPTNVARTLASVAGYFATTDGDGVQLHQYGSYTVDTTLDDGERFALRVESEYPNDGSVRVVVLAAPARLVHVSLRIPAWAHGRAEVAVTGAGSDSLPGRTTVATEGVFTLQRSFSAGDVMELRLPLEPRFSRAHPRVDAVRGQAAVERGPLVLALEDVDLPDGIDVEHVELDPTFAPVDDGDGAIVRLRHRTAPEDAWAYAPAATGFGELFTAKLRPYKDWANRGPSTMRVWMPVSGG
- a CDS encoding NAD(P)-dependent alcohol dehydrogenase yields the protein MSSTAMIAGTGTGTGMRAAAARRFGGPEVVGIERIPKPTPKRDEVLIRVHASTVSIADHRTRSRDLPKGLGFYGPLALGVFRPRKRVLGMDAAGVVEAVGDEVTGFAPGDEVIAMLGAAFGGHAQYVCVNPATSAVTRKPRNLGWEEAVALVFGGHTALAFLNHVEIVPGAEVLVNGASGAVGTAVVQLAKQRGARVTAVCSGGNAELARSLGADRVVDYSVEDFAAAGESYDVIVECVGNAPFERVGQSIRPGGALLLVITSLHSMLTASRDRKRSGKLVTFTGAPVSGVDLATIVRLAEAGEFRPVVDRVYDLDEIVEAHRYVDTGRKRGNVVLRIG
- a CDS encoding sugar ABC transporter substrate-binding protein — translated: MATSHTARTLGAAIITVGVAAAALTGCSGPGESTESAEYTLWDPYPDRDAESTWAQAIDACAADLGITIKRNSGNTGDTVKDLTTAAGNLPDIAMVDNPKVATLADAGLLTTTEDNGFDVSNIEENILSAGEIDGKVYGVPVGANTLGLYYNPAVLEAAGVDIASVADYASLTAALEQIVASGGKGITFSAVGTEEGSFQFLPWFWGAGADLTALDSAEAESALQLWTDWVSTGLAPNSVISNTQGTSWDEFLTGEYGFAENGSWFKSAADEAGYESIQIPGIDGGVAPAPTGGEFITIPIQEDTSRYETSAKIVECLSSGDTGATALGYVAPTADGQADQLAADPSLEFWTSAVGDAKPRTADNLGISYGVISEQLYTAVQNALSGASSPADALAEAQAMAAEKLEK
- a CDS encoding LacI family DNA-binding transcriptional regulator, giving the protein MATIGDVAKAAGVSRSTVSYALSGKRTISSETRERIESAIDLLGFTPNAGARALATSQTMVIGLLVQFFRDEFSPAMLQYVLPISDAAREAGYDILMVTEDDGPKALRRITDSDMVDGVVLLNVAHEDERVPPLRAARQPGALVGLPKDTEGLDVFDLDFGEAARMLVDHLHGLGHREIILISPHEHVITRGGAYAWRFRDAALERAARYGLRIYPYDGETQQPAISESLDSILDQRPTATAMIVHNDAMIAGLPPVLNARGVRVPDDLSVVGIFSEDFGRLFSLPYTAIETSPDKLGRAAVQALVQRMQDPDSAGAPVVRFIAPELTDRGSTR
- a CDS encoding sensor histidine kinase, giving the protein MTSPLRAMWDAPAAAPPPPRRVWRDWALIAVIPVTAVLEGLARPELPWVWLWVIVLIAVVPTLLWRRTHPLPMLAIAFAVTAVVTAVTGGDAQLVTTAYLLLLIYAVVRWGSGRAMALGAAIVAASFLLSLLLGPVLLGDLIGSVAVLAMTSSLGVAFRWRAAARARELDRVKLLEREQLARDLHDTVAHHVSAIAIQAQAGTAVAATDPDAAARVLRVIEGEASRTLAEMRSIVRVLRREDAPETTAPSAGIADLRRLAQPGSGGPAVEVQLSGDVDAIPPTVAATVYRLAQEGVTNARRHARNATRVDVRVHADEAGIRLDVRDDGDVAASVASGAFAASATPGYGITGMTERATLLGGTCEAGPAAGGGWAVTAVLPRAGWST
- a CDS encoding TetR/AcrR family transcriptional regulator, with amino-acid sequence MSSTAEQRAERRTPLTRARVLQTAVDLADTAGIDALTIRRLAEQLGVEPMSLYYHLPNKGAILDGIVDLVFTEVEAAAGGFAVPETDAAWKSGLRARILAARTVMLRHPWAPGVLDSRADLGLTTARYVDSVVGTLRSGGLSYDLIHHAMHALGSRMFGFSQELGEPDDASADAAAMEQMAAHVPHLAAMLAVVRHVDPDSTLGWCDDQFEFEFGLDLILDGLERLAGRDGNA
- a CDS encoding winged helix-turn-helix transcriptional regulator, whose product is MDSPVNGSGERCSIARSLEVLGLKWSLLVVREAMWGRTRFAEFRSRLGVAPDVLTDRLARLVDAGILERRPYREAGEREREEYLLTDAGRALLPVLAAMSAWGDEHRPSGYGPAALYADRETGASARLAFVDDEGRELDPADIVVVRGPGAISAA
- a CDS encoding DUF2306 domain-containing protein gives rise to the protein MTRATGRTRAPHNPRTPRTPRTRRSRSTRREWLAPSGLILLCLVPIAAGASRLGQLTAGAETSDNERFFDSPVPVIAHIVSVTVYCLLGALQFVPSLRRRPWHRRVGRVLLPAGLLAASTGLWMAFSPALPSHDGGALLVLRIVFGTSMIASLVLGFLAIRRGDVRVHSAWMTRAYAIALGAGTQVFTGLVGAILLGGEPDALAWAVLMGAGWVINLAVAEVVIRRRVAGSGPASRTSGRSAAASARLS